TAGGCATGGCCATTCGCCTGAAGCAGGCCGGCGAACACGATTTTCTGCTGTTCGAGAAAGAAGCGGGCGTCGGCGGCACCTGGCGGGTGAACAATTACCCGGGCTGTGGCTGCGATGTGCAATCGCACCTGTATTCGTTCTCCTTCGAGCAGAATCCCGACTGGACGCGCATGTTCGCCAAGCAACCGGAAATCCAGGGTTATCTGGAAGGCTGCTGGGCCAAATACCGCCTGCAGAACCACACCCAGCTCAGCACCGAAATCACCCGCATGGCCTGGGATGAGCAGCAGGAGTTGTGGCAAATCAGTGATCGCGCTGGCAACAGCTACACCGCGCAATTTGTGGTGTCCGGCATGGGTGCGCTGTCCACCCCATCGATTCCTGCGCTCAAGGGCCTGGGCGATTTCACCGGCAAGATCTTCCACTCACAGCAGTGGGACCACAGCTATGACCTCACCGGCAAACGTATCGCGGTGATCGGCACCGGCGCTTCTTCGATCCAGTTTGTGCCGCAGATCCAGAAGCAGGTCAGTCAGCTCGACCTCTACCAGCGCACCGCACCGTGGATCATGCCCAAGCCCGACCGCGCTATCAGCGAGCGTGAGCGCAACCGCTTCAAACGCTTCCCACTGCTGCAGAAACTCTGGCGCGGCACCATTTACGCCCTGCTGGAAAGCCGGGTAATCGGCTTTGCCATGCTGCCCAAGGTGATGACCCTCGCTCAGAAAGTCGGCAAGTGGTACATCAATAAACAGATCAAGGATCCAGTGCTGCGCGCCAAGGTCACTCCGGATTACCTGATGGGCTGCAAGCGCGTGCTGATCTCCAACGATTACTTCCCGGCGC
This sequence is a window from Pseudomonas leptonychotis. Protein-coding genes within it:
- a CDS encoding flavin-containing monooxygenase, producing MNAPASPPSVTRHCKVAIIGTGFSGLGMAIRLKQAGEHDFLLFEKEAGVGGTWRVNNYPGCGCDVQSHLYSFSFEQNPDWTRMFAKQPEIQGYLEGCWAKYRLQNHTQLSTEITRMAWDEQQELWQISDRAGNSYTAQFVVSGMGALSTPSIPALKGLGDFTGKIFHSQQWDHSYDLTGKRIAVIGTGASSIQFVPQIQKQVSQLDLYQRTAPWIMPKPDRAISERERNRFKRFPLLQKLWRGTIYALLESRVIGFAMLPKVMTLAQKVGKWYINKQIKDPVLRAKVTPDYLMGCKRVLISNDYFPALTQPNVDLITDGIEEIRSGSIRTVDGKEREIDAIIFGTGFTPSDPLPRGVVFGRGGVDLLDTWPEGPQAYKGTLTAGFPNLFFLMGPNTGLGHNSMVYMIESQIHYVLGALKLIGEQDLQSLEVKQAVQDKFNGKLQGSLDNTVWNAGGCTSWYLHPVSGRNCTVWPGFTWRFRLLTRNFDPAAYHFSRKHAAHPAQNSAIQLTAQEASA